The Neorhodopirellula lusitana DNA window GAATCGAATGTCGCCACCTGACGTGAAATGAAAGTCATCGAATCCAGCGAGTACTTCACCAGATTCAACGTCCCACAGACAGGCGGCGTTGGGATAGTGGATGGTCATGGCGTGCTGGTTGTCCGGTGACACTGCGATCGCTTTCACCTCGCCTTTGTGAATCGTAAACTCATTCTCGGCCTCCAGCTTTCCCTTGCCATCGTGTTTCCAAGTCAAAACGATGCCTTCGCGTGCGCCAGCGAATAGTCGTTTACCGTCCGGTGAAAATGCCAGCGTCGATCGACTTCCGCTGCCGATTTTGTATGCCGTTTGCCGCGACGCATTGATGTCCATCACCGTGATGTTGTCGTTCCCTAACGTAAACAGGTAAGCACCGTCGTTGGAAAACTCCAAGCCTTTGTAGCCCCAACTGCCAGATCGGAACTGGCGAATCGATCCGGACGCGTCAGGGGAATCGACCTGGACAATTGCCATCTTGGCGGTAGGCGACCTCGACGTGGTTGGTTTCAGTGTGCTTGGAAGGAACGGTTTGACTTGCGCCTCGTACCTCGGCATCGACGAGATGAACGCGAGATCTTTATTGCTCAAGAGCTTCAGGGGAACCTTGCGGATCTGCCCATCGGGCTTTTCGAGGTAGGCTTTGCCGTCACGGACGGTCACCAATTCCGCTTCGACTTTATAAGCCCCCGTTTGGTCGACCCACTCTCGCGCGATCGCGAAAGGCGAAACGCAGATTAGAAAGAGGCAGGCCAACGAGAGCGAGCGAATTTTTAGGTTGGCGTTCATTTGTCGAAATCAAACTTGTCTAGACTTGGAGATTTTGGCGAGTTCTTTACGCTTTTAAACTTCAATGAGGCTTCGGCAGTCGTCACGGTCGATGATTCAAATGAGGATTCTTTGCTTGTTGTAGGGGTGCCCTGCGCCTTGATTTTCGCTCGTGCTTGCTGACGTTCTTGACTGGCCTTTTTCTCCTTGGCGAGCTGAGCCTCATCCACGAGTTTGTAGGTTAAGGAGACAGGAATTCGTAGCGTTACATTTTCCTGATTGATGGTCACTGACATTTTGTATTTCAAGTTCAGCATCCGTCCGGCGAGCGGGTCATACATGCCCTCGCCTTTTCCCGTGATCATCAGCGGTAATTCGTCATCGGAGTCGCCACTCACTTTCAGTGAATAAGACTTTGTTAGTTCGATGCCGTTCGGGGTCGGCTTACCAAGCTCAATAGTTGTCGATTCGGTACCCAGCATGTTAGTGGTTTCATCCGGCGTCGGATCAGGACGCCGCATCCATGGTGGGAGACGACGTGAACCAAAACTTCCAAAACCATTTCCACCAATGGCTGATCGGCGTTGTTGGGGAGTTTGGCTCTGGATCACGATCAGCTGCGTCGAAAGGGTGTGTCCAGGAGCTGAATCTGGCAACGGTTCGATCCCTACGCGACTGATGCTGCCAAGCATCCAGGGCAACATCGAATCCGGGTCTTCCTGCAACGAATGACCCGCAGAATCGACGTGCAGGGTGCCATCAAAATGTCGGTTCTGAAGTCGACTTGCCGACAGAGAACTGGGACTATTTATGCTGGTCTCAAACCAATAACCGTAGTACTCCAGTTCGTGCGGAATTTCCATTCCCACGCCTCCGGGCCCAACGACGACTTCCAGTAACGCAGTCGCTGGACGGACTAAATCGATAATATCGGGTGCCGGCAAAACAGATATTTCATCCTGGAACTCAATCGGGATTTTCATTTCCTTGGCAAGCGTGATGACCTTGTTTGCTGGGACCGCAAACCCAACCTCTGAAATCCCGGCGCCGGCCAGCATCGAACTGGTGACGCCAACAAGTCGCCCGGAGTCATCGACAAGTGGTCCACCACTGTTGCCTGGATTGATGGTTGCATCGATTTGCAATCCATCCGTCCCATGTGGTCCCCCTCGTCCCGAAACCTCTCCCTTGGTCATCTTGATCGACTTGCCCAAGAGGTCAGACAACGGATACCCGATTGCCCGAACATCCTGGCCCAATCGAACTTGATCTGAGTTGGCAAACTTCAGGAAGGGAAGCTCTTTGGTGTTGAGACGAAGGATTGCAAGGTCATTTTCGGAGTCCAGTTTGATCACTTCAGCATCAAAACTGGAACCTGCGATCGTTGCTTGAATGCTGGTCGCACCTTTGACCACATGGGCACATGTCACGACAATGCCATCGGGATGGATTACGAATCCGGTACCGCTTCCTTCATCCACCTTTGCGTTCAAGGCGGCTTCATTTGGCCGTTTGCCGGTTCCCTGAATGGTGTTCCGTCCATGGTATTTGACCTTTTGCGAACCGACCTCAGCCTCGATATCGAAATCGTATACAATCTTGTTAGCCGGATTCCACGAATACTTCAGCGAAGTTTTCGTTGAATCACGCGTTTGCGGTGCGCCAGCCTGTGTGGCCCCTGGATTAGCGACCAATCGAACGTCTAATCGCCGAGAGCTTTCAACTCGGCTGCTCGGAATGGACTGTTCCGCTGTTGGGGATGCGGGTATTGGTTCCGTACTGAAGACCGCTTTCTGGGCGACATCGATTGCTTGGTAGTATCGCCAACCTACGAAAGGGCCAATCGCAGCAAGGATTAGGAACGATGCAAACGCACCACCAAGAACCAGTACCAGGATGCTGTTCCCGTGGTCGCTGTCGGAATTCGCCATTGTTTTGTGTCTCGAGCATTACCCAGGATCGATAGAGTGGCATTGGAAACGCCATGCCCCAGAATAGCAAATTTCACATGCCCGAATGCAACTCTGCGATGTTTTAAGCGACGAGCATCAAAGCAAGGAAAGGTTGATCTCAGTTAAGCAACGGCAAGGAAAAGTTGTCAGGTACGAATGTCACTTAATCGAGGCAAGTCACGATGAGGCAATCGCTTAAGATCAGTTGACGGCAAGGGGTTGCACTTGCGATGCGCTTGGGTCTCTCACCACCTAACAGCGTGTTGATTTTTGCCCAATTTCGGTAAGCTTGGCGAATCTTACTCAGAGGACCTCGAGGGGATCCGGGAAACGCCAACGCGAACATCAGCAATCGTTTTGGGTGGCGGCTGACAATGGGTGGCGGCTGACAAACTGCGCAACGCTCTTCGGAATGCATTTTACGATCGTCTCAACCAGTAGCTTGACGAAGTCAAATTCGATGAAAAGCTGGAAGGGGCTGTCGAGCCATACTACGAGAAGTCCGGTCGCAAGGGCATCGCTCGTGGCACCTACTTCCCCATCATCTTCATCGGATACTTTGAAGACATCTCGTCTCAGCG harbors:
- a CDS encoding S1C family serine protease, which translates into the protein MANSDSDHGNSILVLVLGGAFASFLILAAIGPFVGWRYYQAIDVAQKAVFSTEPIPASPTAEQSIPSSRVESSRRLDVRLVANPGATQAGAPQTRDSTKTSLKYSWNPANKIVYDFDIEAEVGSQKVKYHGRNTIQGTGKRPNEAALNAKVDEGSGTGFVIHPDGIVVTCAHVVKGATSIQATIAGSSFDAEVIKLDSENDLAILRLNTKELPFLKFANSDQVRLGQDVRAIGYPLSDLLGKSIKMTKGEVSGRGGPHGTDGLQIDATINPGNSGGPLVDDSGRLVGVTSSMLAGAGISEVGFAVPANKVITLAKEMKIPIEFQDEISVLPAPDIIDLVRPATALLEVVVGPGGVGMEIPHELEYYGYWFETSINSPSSLSASRLQNRHFDGTLHVDSAGHSLQEDPDSMLPWMLGSISRVGIEPLPDSAPGHTLSTQLIVIQSQTPQQRRSAIGGNGFGSFGSRRLPPWMRRPDPTPDETTNMLGTESTTIELGKPTPNGIELTKSYSLKVSGDSDDELPLMITGKGEGMYDPLAGRMLNLKYKMSVTINQENVTLRIPVSLTYKLVDEAQLAKEKKASQERQQARAKIKAQGTPTTSKESSFESSTVTTAEASLKFKSVKNSPKSPSLDKFDFDK
- a CDS encoding SHD1 domain-containing protein → MNANLKIRSLSLACLFLICVSPFAIAREWVDQTGAYKVEAELVTVRDGKAYLEKPDGQIRKVPLKLLSNKDLAFISSMPRYEAQVKPFLPSTLKPTTSRSPTAKMAIVQVDSPDASGSIRQFRSGSWGYKGLEFSNDGAYLFTLGNDNITVMDINASRQTAYKIGSGSRSTLAFSPDGKRLFAGAREGIVLTWKHDGKGKLEAENEFTIHKGEVKAIAVSPDNQHAMTIHYPNAACLWDVESGEVLAGFDDFHFTSGGDIRFSRHGGQVMITDGRIGAVIDVASQKIIQHMELSRGSGQFAKITADGSSIATGRTYDIHSFHTRSESKPTVMEGNESIWSAEFSPNGKRLISGGRENVKLWNVETGMPVKKFQMGDGGYVHHVAFSPDGIHFAAIGAPIGQLVEVFRLSEAESGR